The Anaeromyxobacter sp. Fw109-5 genomic interval CGAGCGACGCCAGCGCCTGGCCACCCCGGCGCGCCGCGACGTCGAGGAACGGCTTCGTGCGGGAGCGCAGCTCGTCGGGCAACGGCACGAGCAGCAGCTCACTCGTGGAGCGGTGCACGTCCCTGAACGCCCCGTCCGCCGCTTTCAAGAAGAGCGCCGCGACGAGCGCGCCGCCCGCCACGAACCCCGCGGAGCCCAGCAGGAGCAGCCCCGGCAGCACGGCCTGGGTCCGCGTGAGGCCGAGGACGCGCAGGAGCCACCCGGCGACGAAGAGCTGGGTGCCGAGCGCGAGGGCGTTCAGCGCCGTGTACGTACCGGCGAAGAACGCGCCCAGCTCGCCCGCCGGAACCGACCGGGCGACGCCGCTCTTGAAGACGAAGTCGGCCGCGGTGAGGGCCATCGTGGAGAGCAGCGCGAGCGCCGCCAGCCCGCGCGCGTAGCGGTGCTCGCGGACGATCCGCATGGAGGAAGCGAGCGGCGCGCGCGGCCGCGTCAGGGCGGGGCCCCCGGGCGAGAGGAGCAGCGCGGGACCCACCGCGGTGAGCGCCTGCGCCCCCGCGCTCGCGAGCAGCAGGCCCGCGGGTGGGGAGACGGTCAGGAGCGCGCGCGCGACCGCGGCGCCGACGACGCCTCCGACGAGGCCACCGACGGTGAGGGCGGTGAAGGCCCCCTTCGCCTCCCGGACCGTCCAGAACCCTCCCAGGATGAGCCAGAGCTGGAGCCCGGTCACCGTCGCGTTGACCCCCGTCCACACGTAGAGCGCCCGCAGCTTCCACGGGTCACCCGCCGGCCCCAGCGCCCAGAGCCCGGCGGTCACCGCCGCCGTCGTGAGCAGCATCAGCGAGAGGCTGCGCCGCCCGAGCGAGGAGCGGCCCGACGGCCACGAGACGCGCGACAGCCCGGCCGCCGCGACGGCGATGGCCAGGTAGGCCCAGGGGAGCTGCGAGGCGGGGAGGCGGGCGAGGAAGAGCGCGTCACGCGCCGTCTCGAGGAGCGCGTGCCCGACGGCGACGCCGAAGACCGTGAGGAACGCGGCCGCGGCGCGGCGGCGTTCGAAGGCCCCGAGGCCCGCACCGAACCATGACGTCATGAGCACGTGAGGCAGAGCGATCGATAGCGCCGGACGAGCGCCCATGCCGTCGCGGCCCACAGGGGGATCAGCAGCAGGTTCAGGGACGCGAACCCGACGATCCCGACGTCCACGAAGGTGGTGCCGGCGTAGACGACGCCGGCGGAGAGGAGGTCCCCCGCGCGGACGAAGAAGCTGTCGATGGCCTGCTTGGCCTTGTACTTCTCCTCCCGGGCCGTGGGGAGCCACAGCATCTGCTTGCCCGTGTTCATCACCGAGTAGTCCACCGCGTTCTCGGCGGTCTTCGCCCAGCGGGTCGCGGCGAGGCCGGCGCCGGTCGCCACGAGGGCGTAGGCGCCGAACGCGACGAGCGGCAGCGCGAGCAGCGCGCCCGCCAGGCCGAACCGCTTCACGAGGCGCGACACGAGCAACGCCTGGAGGACGACGGAGGCGACGTTCACCCAGTAGAAGTACCGCCCGTAGAACGCCCCGATGTACGCGGCGACGTCCAGCGCCGGATCCGTGGCGGAGGCGAGCCGGGCGGCGCTCACCACCGAGCGGCCGAGAACGTACTCGCCGGTGGCGTTGACCAGGTTCAGGAGGACGAGGAGCACCGCGACGAGGCGCAGGTAGGGGGAGCGCAACACCAGCCCGAAGCCGCCCGGGCCGGGCGCGAGCGGCGCGCGCTGCGCGCGCGGCGTGCCCCGCGTCCTGCGCTCCACGATGCGGTAGAGCGCGAGCTGGAGCACGAGGAGCGCCGCCCCGACGTGCATCAGCTGGTATGGCGAGGCGCCGCCCTCGAAGAGCCGCTCCGCCAGCTTGGAGCCGACCGGGCTGCCCGCGGCGGCGCCGATGGCGATCACCGGGAAGAGCCGCTCGCCCGACTCCGGGCCGTGGAGGTCGTTCGCGTACGACCAGAACAGGGCGATCGCCGCGTTGCTGAAGATCCCCACCCAGACGTAGAAGGCGAAGCCGAGGTACGGCAGCCGGGCGAGCGAAGCGAGGTAGAACACCTCCACCGTCCCCGCGAAGAACAGGCCCATCGCGACCACGAGCCGGGCGCGGCTCACGCGCGTGGAGATCCAGCCGTAGGCGGGCACGAAGGCGATCAGGGCCGCCGCCTGGAAGGCGGCCGCGTACGACTTCATCTCCGCGCCGCCGCCCGCCAGGATGAGCGGCTCGCGGACGGTCTTGAGCACGTAGTACGCGACGAGGAGCACGAACAGGGTGAGGAGGAGGAGGAATACTCTCCCCGACTCCGACGGCTCGACCTCGCCGAAGATCCGCAGCGCGCGCGCGAGGGCGCCTGACGCCCGGGCGGAGGGGGCGCGGTTCAGAAGGGGAACCCCATCCCGACGTACAGGCCGGTCCTCTCCGCGCTGCGGGCGACCGAGAGGGTGACGGTGTTCGCCCGCTTCAGGTAGGCGAACCAGATCCCGCCGCCCGCGCTGGTGTGCCAGCGGTCCGAGTCCTCGCCCTGCAGCCACACACGGCCCGCGTCGGTGAGCGCGAAGGCGCCCCACTCGCCGGGGAGGACGAGGTGGAAGCGCCCGAAGGACAGCCTCAGCTCGGCGCTGCCGTGGGCGCTGGCGTCGCCGGCGAACCGCTGGCTGCTGAACCCACGCAGCGACGCGTCGCCGCCGAGGAACGCCGCCGACTGGAACGGATACGTCCCGAACACCCGCTTCGCGCCGACGCGCAGCGCCAGGGTCGGGCGCAGGACGAAGGGGGCCGTGAGATGGGTCGACGCGTCGAGGTGGAGGTCGCCGTAGGCGTGCTCCGCGTCCCACACGGCGGGGTGGAACGTGCCGCCTGCCCTGACGAGCGTCCCGCGCGTCGCGGCGGCCGGGACGTCGCGGGTGTCGAGCTCGAGCTCGGCCAGGGCGCCGAGCTGCCCGAAGGAGCCGGAGCCGTAGGGACGCGTCTGGCCGATGAACGTGCCCTGGGGCCGGCGCATGGAGAAGTGATGCAGCGTGGGCCCGAGCGAGAGGGTCAACCGCGACGCGAGCGGGACGTTCACCAGGGGCGCGAGCGAGAGCTCCGTCTGCTTCACCTCGTAGAACGAGGTGCTCTCCTCCTTGGGGGTCTCGTTGCCGAACCCGAAGAAGCGCAGGATCTCGACCTGCGACGCCCGCGCGACGAGCGAGTAGAACACCGCCGCGTTCTCGCGGCGGAGCTCGCCGTGGTAGTGGCCCCGGAACCCGCCTGCGCCGGTCGCGTACCCGACGTGGATGAGCTGGCGGCTCCGGTATGGGTGGGTCCGGAACGCGAACCGATCGAGCTGCACCCCGGCGCCGAGGAAGACGCCGAGCTCGGGGGTGAACGCGAACCAGGGGAGCCAGGTCGTCTGTCGGCCCCAGTCCCGGGCCGGGATGAAGGGCACCTCCGACTCGAGCGGAGGAGGCGTGTACGGCCGCTCGTCGAGCGCCGTGCCCGGGCCGCGCAGCACGCGGTTCCGCCCCTGCCAGTCCGCGAGCCGCGTCCCACCGCCCGCCGCGTCATCGAGGAGGTCGTCGCCCTCGCCCCCGAGGACGTGTACGCGCACTCCCGATCGCCCGCGAGCGGCGAACCGGTCCGCGCCCCCGCGCAGGTCGATGCGGACCTCCCGGGTCTCGCGCGGCTCGAAGCGGCGGCGGAACCAGGGCTCGCCGACGGGCGCGCCGGTCGCGTCCGCGCGTGACACCACCACCTCGAGACCGCCGCCCGGGAGCGCGATCGCCTCCGCGACGTCCGGCGCGTCGGTGCCCGCGACGCGGACCTCCTCGGACAGGTGGCGATAGAAGTGGTTCGCCGCCTGCCCGAGGCGGTCGCGGCGTCGCCGCAGGTCATGCGCCAGCCGCGCGCCGTCCACGCGCTGGTACTCCTCCGGCAGCCGGCGGACGGCCGCGTCGATCACGTCGTCGGTGAGCCGGCGCCGGAGATCCGCGGCGAGCTCGTCCCACGCCGGCTTCTCCAGATCAGACAGGAGCTCGCGATCGAGGGGCCACGCCTGCCAGGTGAGCCCGAGCATGCCGGGGTAGTCGTCGCCGAACGACACCCATCGTGGATTCCAGTTGCGCGCCAGGGCGAGCAGGAGGCCCTCGAAGCGGCACAGCGCGAAGTCGCGATCCTCCGGGATGGGCTGCCAGCCGGCCTGCCCCGGCACCTTCGCCCAGCGCCACTGTCCGAGGTGCCGGTCCCAGTCGCCCAGGAGCAGGTCCATCAGCCGCGCGCGGAGGAACGCCCGGGAGTCGGCGCGCTCGTCGGGGTTCGCCCGCAGCCGGTCCAGGAGCTCGCGCCCGTCGACGATCTCGGTCGCGCCGGCGAATCCCGGCTGGCCCGCCTCCGCGGCGCGCGGGAACTCCTGGATCGTCCCCAGCACGCCCGCGAAGTCGCCGCGGAACTCGCCGAGCGCCGCGTCGTCGGGCATCACGACGAGGCGAGGCTCGACGTGGAGCACGCCCGCCGCCTCGAGCAGCGGCGCCGCCACGACCGGCGCGGCGGGGTGGATCGCCGCCACCTGATCCTGCGCGATCTCGCCGGCGATCGTGCGCCGGAGCTCCTCGGGGAGGCCGCGGGTCGCGTCCTTCTCCGTCGCTCGGAACGTGTACGCGCGACCGTCGCCGCCGCGCAGCGCGAGGCCGCTGCTCTGGCCGGCGCCGACACGCCGGACGGGCGTGAGCCCCCCGGCGAAGCGGCGCAGGTCGAGGAGCTCGAACGTCGCGGGCAGCACCCAGAGGGCCCGGTATTCGTCGCCGAAGAAGAGGCGGTGGAGCCGCGGGGTGTCGTAGCGCGCACCGGCGGCCTGAACGACCGTCCCGAGTCCCGGCTCGCCGGACGCCGCGGCCGGCTCGTCCGCCACGGCCTCGGGGCCGCTCGCGGTCGCGAGGAGTCCGGCCGCGATCGTCCGCACGGCGCGGGCGGCGAGGCTCGTCCCGCGCCAGGAGCGGCGCGGTCGCGCGGGCCGCCCGAGGGACTGGCGCGGGGAGGAAGAGGTAGTCCGCGTGGAGGCCATCGAGGCT includes:
- a CDS encoding translocase, whose amino-acid sequence is MLLVAYYVLKTVREPLILAGGGAEMKSYAAAFQAAALIAFVPAYGWISTRVSRARLVVAMGLFFAGTVEVFYLASLARLPYLGFAFYVWVGIFSNAAIALFWSYANDLHGPESGERLFPVIAIGAAAGSPVGSKLAERLFEGGASPYQLMHVGAALLVLQLALYRIVERRTRGTPRAQRAPLAPGPGGFGLVLRSPYLRLVAVLLVLLNLVNATGEYVLGRSVVSAARLASATDPALDVAAYIGAFYGRYFYWVNVASVVLQALLVSRLVKRFGLAGALLALPLVAFGAYALVATGAGLAATRWAKTAENAVDYSVMNTGKQMLWLPTAREEKYKAKQAIDSFFVRAGDLLSAGVVYAGTTFVDVGIVGFASLNLLLIPLWAATAWALVRRYRSLCLTCS
- a CDS encoding BamA/TamA family outer membrane protein, encoding MRTIAAGLLATASGPEAVADEPAAASGEPGLGTVVQAAGARYDTPRLHRLFFGDEYRALWVLPATFELLDLRRFAGGLTPVRRVGAGQSSGLALRGGDGRAYTFRATEKDATRGLPEELRRTIAGEIAQDQVAAIHPAAPVVAAPLLEAAGVLHVEPRLVVMPDDAALGEFRGDFAGVLGTIQEFPRAAEAGQPGFAGATEIVDGRELLDRLRANPDERADSRAFLRARLMDLLLGDWDRHLGQWRWAKVPGQAGWQPIPEDRDFALCRFEGLLLALARNWNPRWVSFGDDYPGMLGLTWQAWPLDRELLSDLEKPAWDELAADLRRRLTDDVIDAAVRRLPEEYQRVDGARLAHDLRRRRDRLGQAANHFYRHLSEEVRVAGTDAPDVAEAIALPGGGLEVVVSRADATGAPVGEPWFRRRFEPRETREVRIDLRGGADRFAARGRSGVRVHVLGGEGDDLLDDAAGGGTRLADWQGRNRVLRGPGTALDERPYTPPPLESEVPFIPARDWGRQTTWLPWFAFTPELGVFLGAGVQLDRFAFRTHPYRSRQLIHVGYATGAGGFRGHYHGELRRENAAVFYSLVARASQVEILRFFGFGNETPKEESTSFYEVKQTELSLAPLVNVPLASRLTLSLGPTLHHFSMRRPQGTFIGQTRPYGSGSFGQLGALAELELDTRDVPAAATRGTLVRAGGTFHPAVWDAEHAYGDLHLDASTHLTAPFVLRPTLALRVGAKRVFGTYPFQSAAFLGGDASLRGFSSQRFAGDASAHGSAELRLSFGRFHLVLPGEWGAFALTDAGRVWLQGEDSDRWHTSAGGGIWFAYLKRANTVTLSVARSAERTGLYVGMGFPF